One Mya arenaria isolate MELC-2E11 chromosome 5, ASM2691426v1 genomic window carries:
- the LOC128233456 gene encoding uncharacterized protein LOC128233456 has protein sequence MCVSPCFAATMFSVKTLVLFVAFVIKCCTNGQTESPTCYNKFEYEYHVLEKLLTLEQGELDLSKVIKVFAAKFEEQNRIIDALNASIHERLSDGSTYIRWGRSACPADTGAELIYEGYAAGGHYSHPGAGTNNLCLPRDPQWGQDATTGSRNLIYGTEYETPGTFMSAVHNHDVPCAVCRTPASNVLMIPAKLECHDGWKKEYNGYLMSGYYNYAAAKEYACVDSEPEALDAGHENKNGAMFYLVESVCGALECPPYTNGKELTCVVCTYGS, from the exons ATGTGTGTTTCGCCTTGTTTTGCTGCAACGATGTTTTCTGTGAAAACACTGGTTTTATTTGTTGCATTTGTCATTAAGTGCTGTACAAACGGACAGACTGAGTCTCCGACATGCTACAACAAGTTTGAATACGAGTACCATGTTCTTGAGAAGCTTCTTACATTGGAACAAGGCGAGCTTGATCTTTCCAAAGTTATCAAAGTCTTCGCTGCAAAGTTCGAAG AACAAAACCGAATAATTGACGCTTTGAACGCTTCTATCCATGAGCGTCTATCCGACGGATCCACGTATATAAGATGGGGAAGATCAGCCTGTCCTGCCGATACAGGAGCTGAACTGATCTACGAAGGCTACGCCGCCGGTGGCCATTACTCGCACCCGGGAGCTGGGACAAATAACCTTTGTTTGCCGAGAGACCCACAGTGGGGTCAGGATGCGACAACTGGATCACGAAACCTGATATACGGCACTGAATATGAGACACCAGGAACGTTCATGAGCGCAGTTCATAACCATGATGTCCCTTGTGCAGTTTGCAGGACGCCGGCTTCGAACGTCTTGATGATTCCAGCAAAACTCGAGTGTCACGATGGCTGGAAAAAAGAGTACAACGGGTATCTTATGTCCGGCTATTACAACTATGCTGCTGCAAAAGAGTATGCATGCGTGGACAGTGAACCTGAGGCTTTAGACGCAGGCCATGAGAACAAGAATGGTGCCATGTTTTATCTGGTTGAATCGGTCTGCGGGGCGTTGGAATGTCCGCCTTATACAAATGGAAAGGAGCTAACATGTGTTGTGTGCACTTATGGCTCTTAA